In Haliotis asinina isolate JCU_RB_2024 chromosome 16, JCU_Hal_asi_v2, whole genome shotgun sequence, the following are encoded in one genomic region:
- the LOC137268594 gene encoding protein LZIC-like: MASRGQQETSKLRQNMEEQLDRLMQQLADLEECREDLEPEEYEETKNETLEQLKEFKESLDKMVGGNLSLVDELNGMQLAIQAAISKAFKTPEVIRLFAKKQPGQLRQRMADISRDAKIGKISKEMATLQTVEIMTALKKLGETLSPEEELFLQTNSSSSLKEFEQVSSNLASGDKVLAVAGSQVEKASK, translated from the exons ATGGCTTCTCGAGGGCAGCAGGAAACCTCAAAGCTGAGGCAGAACATGGAGGAACAACTTGATCGTCTAATGCAGCAGCTAGCTGACTTGGAAGAGTGCAG AGAGGATCTTGAACCAGAGGAATATGAAGAAACCAAGAATGAAACCCTGGAACAGTTAAAGGAGTTTAAGGAATCCCTGGACAAAATGGTGGGAGGAAATCTGAGTCTTGTGGATGAACTAAATGGGATGCAGCTC GCTATTCAAGCTGCAATAAGTAAAGCATTCAAGACACCGGAAGTGATCAGACTCTTTGCCAAAAAACAACCAGGACAGCTAAGACAAAGAATGGctgat ATTAGCAGAGATGCAAAGATTGGAAAGATCAGCAAGGAAATGGCAACACTACAAACTGTGGAAATAATGACAGCTTTGAAGAAACTAGGAGAGACTCTATCACCTGAGGAGGAATTGTTTCTACAGACCAATTCAAGTTCAAGTTTGAAAGAATTTGAACAAGTTTCCAGTAATTTAG CCTCAGGGGACAAGGTTCTGGCTGTGGCAGGATCACAAGTGGAAAAAGCAAGCAAGTGA